A single region of the Lacipirellulaceae bacterium genome encodes:
- the flhF gene encoding flagellar biosynthesis protein FlhF, protein MEIKTFKAKTMQQALDLVRTELGPEAKVLHTRELNAGLVKRMLLGRQYEIAASPAVRANIQTEVVGVRTGGSQGSSPAIQLGELPSETPVEEFTADYREIYRENLRQADQRVAELQATIDRLEAERDAATTEHVAQAELPAQLFEVYSQLVEADLDPAVARNLIEQVRDDRSVDLRSTLAVRARIARTIEEELTVTGPIAPGNSRPKIVALVGPTGVGKTTTIAKLAAEYRLKRNLRVGLITVDTYRIAAVDQLSTYAEIIDLPMEIVSTPLEMRAAVENLVDCDLILLDTAGRSPRDETKIPELQTVLTEASPDEVQLVLSAVSSGPSLIATVERFAPVGITSLTITKLDEAHTLGNVHTLAQASGLPLSYVTNGQNVPDDIRVAEPRELAMAILGMHAEFAA, encoded by the coding sequence ATGGAAATCAAAACCTTCAAAGCAAAAACAATGCAGCAGGCGCTCGATCTCGTGCGTACTGAACTGGGCCCCGAGGCCAAGGTGCTGCATACGCGGGAACTGAACGCAGGACTCGTGAAGCGAATGCTACTGGGTCGGCAGTATGAGATTGCTGCCAGTCCAGCAGTACGAGCTAATATTCAAACAGAAGTGGTAGGAGTGAGAACTGGGGGCTCGCAGGGCTCGTCCCCAGCCATCCAGTTGGGAGAGTTACCTTCTGAAACTCCTGTGGAAGAATTCACTGCCGACTACCGTGAGATTTATCGCGAAAACCTCCGACAGGCAGACCAACGCGTCGCGGAATTACAGGCAACCATTGATCGACTTGAAGCAGAACGCGACGCGGCGACCACCGAGCACGTGGCCCAAGCGGAGTTGCCAGCTCAGTTGTTCGAAGTCTATTCGCAGCTCGTTGAAGCCGATCTTGATCCGGCCGTTGCCCGTAATTTGATCGAACAGGTTCGTGATGACCGAAGTGTTGATTTGCGATCGACGCTCGCCGTACGGGCACGAATCGCACGTACGATCGAAGAAGAACTCACGGTCACCGGGCCGATCGCACCAGGGAACTCTCGTCCCAAGATCGTCGCTTTGGTAGGGCCAACCGGAGTCGGCAAGACGACGACGATCGCCAAACTTGCCGCAGAGTACCGCTTGAAGAGAAACCTTCGCGTCGGCCTGATCACGGTAGACACTTACCGGATTGCTGCCGTCGACCAGTTGAGTACCTACGCGGAGATCATCGACCTGCCCATGGAGATCGTCTCCACTCCGCTTGAAATGAGAGCCGCAGTTGAGAATTTGGTGGACTGCGATCTGATTCTTCTCGACACCGCTGGGCGTTCGCCGCGCGACGAAACGAAAATCCCCGAGCTACAAACCGTTCTCACGGAAGCCAGCCCCGACGAAGTGCAACTAGTGCTCAGCGCTGTGAGTAGTGGTCCCAGCCTCATCGCCACGGTCGAGCGTTTTGCCCCGGTGGGGATCACTTCGCTAACGATAACCAAGCTCGACGAGGCTCACACTCTGGGTAACGTTCACACGCTAGCGCAAGCTTCGGGACTGCCGCTGAGTTACGTCACCAATGGACAAAACGTTCCCGATGACATTCGCGTTGCCGAACCGCGTGAACTCGCGATGGCAATTCTAGGTATGCATGCGGAGTTTGCTGCGTAA